The Saccharothrix variisporea genome has a segment encoding these proteins:
- a CDS encoding DUF6049 family protein gives MKRLLSALAAAGLLLTGSPALAAPVDGGQSEGQVDGALSPKQPGPAGRIPIKPAPATQVWSTRALSSQPGQNAPARLRLDIEALTPRVVTADTESVTVTGKVVNIGDRPLFDLELRLERGKPLESEDAVRRALREPTDAEWIQPWFTPIVEELGENESKPFTLTVPVRGTGNTALQIDQPGIYPILANINGRPQDGGRARLVALSTLLPVLGVPGGSPLGAPANPAKITLLWPLVDRPRMVSGGLEPVLADDELAGSLTLGGRLYGLLMAYESALDGPLGPAVCLAVDPDLLRTVSAMAKGYQVRGQGAGKGSGAAELWLSRLKLLAGGRCVVALPDADADLVALSRARLTDLSALAGKGVDVVRQVLDVQAQPGLAWPEDGVVDEQTLADLTAQGVTSLVVDQSAVAGTPGTAPVRLEAGGKPVTAVRIDDMVSDALRGGPNQATAGITTPAESRPVSVQNALAALVYRTAFQAEGRHLVITPPRRWNAPTGEVDTFLQTTKSLVGTGFATPVGLPTLLGATPPEQRAALSYPVESGAREVSPAVTAEVSSTWQQLQQLFGAMAQQDAQSTKPNDLVEPLRLNLLRAVSGSWRGNESGARTTLATGREQLDGLRGQVTVSEPNGPILLASGDSPIPVTIRNRLDVRVTVRILVEDTPGIVVEQQPDVVLPARGDRQLTVPVEVLRSGRFPVHVRLTTPDGVELGERARLEVSSSAYGTITIVITALAGALLVLLSARRIYRRARAAKAAAAVPSPAGSPEQPEAVTPERSSAS, from the coding sequence GTGAAACGGCTGCTGTCCGCCCTCGCGGCGGCCGGACTCCTGCTCACCGGCTCGCCCGCCCTCGCCGCGCCGGTCGACGGCGGCCAGAGCGAAGGCCAGGTCGACGGCGCGCTGTCGCCGAAGCAGCCCGGACCGGCCGGTCGCATCCCGATCAAGCCCGCGCCCGCCACCCAGGTCTGGTCGACCCGCGCTCTGTCCAGCCAACCCGGCCAGAACGCGCCCGCCCGGCTCCGCCTGGACATCGAGGCGCTCACCCCGCGCGTGGTCACCGCCGACACCGAGTCCGTCACGGTCACCGGCAAGGTCGTCAACATCGGCGACCGCCCGCTGTTCGACCTGGAGCTGCGCCTGGAGCGCGGCAAGCCGCTGGAGTCCGAGGACGCCGTCCGCCGTGCCCTGCGCGAGCCCACCGACGCCGAGTGGATCCAGCCCTGGTTCACCCCGATCGTGGAGGAGCTGGGGGAGAACGAGAGCAAGCCGTTCACCCTCACCGTCCCGGTCCGCGGCACCGGCAACACCGCGCTGCAGATCGACCAGCCCGGCATCTACCCGATCCTGGCCAACATCAACGGCCGGCCGCAGGACGGCGGACGCGCCCGCCTGGTCGCGCTGAGCACCCTGCTGCCCGTGCTCGGCGTCCCCGGCGGCAGCCCGCTGGGCGCGCCCGCCAACCCGGCGAAGATCACCCTGCTGTGGCCGCTGGTGGACCGCCCGCGGATGGTCTCCGGCGGCCTGGAACCGGTGCTCGCCGACGACGAGCTGGCCGGGTCCCTCACGCTCGGCGGACGCCTGTACGGCCTGCTCATGGCCTACGAGTCCGCCCTGGACGGCCCGCTGGGACCGGCCGTGTGCCTGGCCGTGGACCCCGACCTGCTGCGGACGGTGTCCGCGATGGCCAAGGGCTACCAGGTGCGCGGGCAAGGCGCGGGCAAGGGCAGCGGCGCGGCGGAGCTGTGGCTGTCCCGGCTCAAGCTGCTGGCCGGCGGCCGGTGCGTGGTGGCCCTCCCGGACGCCGACGCCGACCTGGTCGCGCTGTCCCGCGCCCGGCTGACCGACCTGAGCGCGCTGGCCGGCAAGGGCGTGGACGTCGTGCGCCAGGTCCTCGACGTGCAGGCCCAGCCGGGCCTCGCGTGGCCCGAGGACGGCGTGGTGGACGAGCAGACGCTGGCCGACCTGACCGCGCAGGGCGTGACCTCGCTGGTGGTCGACCAGTCCGCGGTCGCGGGCACCCCCGGCACCGCCCCGGTCCGCCTCGAGGCAGGCGGCAAGCCGGTCACCGCCGTGCGGATCGACGACATGGTGTCCGACGCGCTGCGCGGCGGCCCCAACCAGGCCACCGCCGGCATCACGACCCCCGCCGAGAGCCGCCCGGTGTCGGTGCAGAACGCGCTGGCCGCGCTGGTCTACCGGACCGCGTTCCAGGCCGAGGGCCGCCACCTCGTGATCACGCCCCCGCGCCGCTGGAACGCGCCGACCGGCGAGGTCGACACGTTCCTGCAGACCACGAAGTCCCTGGTCGGCACCGGCTTCGCCACCCCGGTGGGCCTGCCGACGCTGCTCGGCGCCACCCCGCCCGAGCAGCGGGCGGCGCTGAGCTACCCGGTCGAGTCCGGCGCGCGGGAGGTCTCGCCCGCGGTCACCGCCGAGGTGTCCTCGACCTGGCAGCAGCTCCAGCAGCTGTTCGGGGCGATGGCCCAGCAGGACGCCCAGTCCACCAAGCCGAACGACCTGGTCGAGCCGTTGCGGTTGAACCTGCTCCGCGCGGTCTCCGGGTCGTGGCGCGGCAACGAGTCCGGCGCGCGGACCACCCTGGCCACCGGCCGGGAGCAGCTGGACGGCCTGCGCGGCCAGGTCACCGTGTCCGAGCCGAACGGCCCGATCCTGCTCGCCTCCGGCGACAGCCCGATCCCGGTGACCATCCGCAACCGGCTCGACGTGCGGGTCACCGTGCGCATCCTGGTCGAGGACACCCCGGGCATCGTCGTCGAGCAGCAGCCCGACGTGGTGCTGCCCGCGCGCGGCGACCGGCAGCTGACCGTGCCGGTCGAGGTGCTGCGCTCCGGCCGGTTCCCGGTGCACGTCCGGCTGACCACGCCGGACGGCGTCGAGCTGGGCGAACGGGCCCGGCTGGAGGTCTCCTCCTCGGCGTACGGGACCATCACCATCGTCATCACCGCCCTCGCGGGCGCGCTGCTCGTGCTGTTGTCCGCCCGGCGCATCTACCGGCGGGCGCGGGCGGCGAAGGCCGCGGCGGCGGTGCCGAGCCCAGCAGGCAGCCCCGAGCAGCCGGAAGCGGTCACGCCGGAGAGGTCGAGCGCGAGTTGA
- a CDS encoding CCA tRNA nucleotidyltransferase: MSGSKLSPDDVVELLSAFPVADELAERFAAAGHRLYLVGGSVRDALLGRLTGSYDLDFTTDARPPAVQKLLSGWAEAVWDTGIAFGTVGAAKRGLTLEITTFRADTYDGVTRNPEVTFGDTIDGDLVRRDFTANAMAFDLVARELVDPTGGRAALGAKVLDTPATPEQSFSDDPLRMLRAARFVSQLGFRPAPRVVEAMRAMAGELSRITPERVQAELSKLLTGAFPRAGIELMVETGLADVVLPELPAMKLEIDEHHQHKDVYHHSLVVLEQAIDLEETPEPDLVLRLAALLHDIGKPDTRKFEDGGGVSFHHHEVVGAKMARKRLRALRYSKEVVEDVSQLVYLHLRFHGYGSGEWTDSAVRRYVTDAGHLLPRLHKLVRADCTTRNKRKANALQRTYDELERRIARIAAEEDLRRVRPDLDGNEIMKLLGLPPGPLVGKAWKFLKELRLDRGPLDHDEAVAELLAWARSEGIDVPG; encoded by the coding sequence GTGTCCGGATCGAAGCTGTCCCCAGATGACGTCGTGGAGCTGCTCAGCGCGTTCCCCGTCGCCGACGAGCTGGCCGAGCGGTTCGCCGCCGCGGGTCACCGGCTCTACCTCGTGGGCGGCAGTGTCCGTGACGCGCTGCTGGGCCGGCTGACCGGCTCCTACGACCTCGACTTCACCACCGACGCCCGGCCGCCCGCGGTGCAGAAGCTGCTGTCCGGGTGGGCCGAGGCGGTGTGGGACACGGGCATCGCGTTCGGCACGGTCGGCGCGGCCAAGCGCGGTCTGACGCTGGAGATCACCACGTTCCGCGCGGACACCTACGACGGCGTGACCCGCAACCCCGAGGTGACCTTCGGCGACACCATCGACGGCGACCTGGTCCGGCGCGACTTCACCGCCAACGCGATGGCGTTCGACCTGGTCGCGCGCGAGCTGGTGGACCCGACCGGCGGTCGGGCCGCGCTGGGCGCGAAGGTCCTGGACACCCCCGCGACGCCCGAGCAGTCGTTCTCCGACGACCCGCTGCGGATGCTGCGCGCGGCCCGGTTCGTCTCCCAGCTCGGGTTCCGGCCCGCGCCCCGCGTGGTCGAGGCCATGCGCGCGATGGCCGGCGAGCTGTCCCGGATCACGCCCGAGCGGGTGCAGGCCGAGCTGTCCAAGCTGCTGACCGGCGCTTTCCCGCGCGCCGGCATCGAGCTGATGGTCGAGACCGGGCTGGCCGACGTCGTGCTGCCCGAGCTGCCCGCGATGAAGCTGGAGATCGACGAGCACCACCAGCACAAGGACGTCTACCACCACTCGCTGGTCGTGCTGGAGCAGGCGATCGACCTGGAGGAGACGCCCGAGCCGGACCTGGTGCTGCGGCTGGCGGCGCTGCTGCACGACATCGGCAAGCCGGACACCCGCAAGTTCGAGGACGGCGGCGGCGTCTCGTTCCACCACCACGAGGTGGTCGGCGCGAAGATGGCTCGCAAGCGTTTGCGGGCGCTGCGGTACTCCAAGGAGGTCGTCGAGGACGTCTCCCAGCTGGTGTACCTCCACCTGCGCTTCCACGGCTACGGCTCCGGAGAGTGGACCGACTCGGCGGTGCGCCGGTACGTCACCGACGCGGGGCACCTGCTGCCCCGCCTGCACAAGCTGGTCCGCGCCGACTGCACCACGCGCAACAAGCGCAAGGCCAACGCCCTCCAGCGCACCTACGACGAGCTGGAGCGCCGCATCGCCCGGATCGCGGCCGAGGAGGACCTGCGCCGCGTCCGGCCCGACCTCGACGGCAACGAGATCATGAAGCTGCTCGGCCTGCCGCCGGGGCCGCTGGTCGGCAAGGCGTGGAAGTTCCTCAAGGAGCTGCGCCTGGACCGGGGTCCGCTGGACCACGACGAGGCCGTGGCGGAGCTGCTCGCGTGGGCGCGGTCCGAGGGCATCGACGTCCCCGGGTGA
- a CDS encoding helix-turn-helix domain-containing protein yields the protein MSTEGGTRADGLAALTDQQRAVLRCLARGLADHEIARVLAVTPRQVGVVVGEILRALNLRDRMAAVVYAHEVGMIRLPVPYGV from the coding sequence TTGTCCACAGAGGGGGGCACTCGGGCGGACGGCTTGGCCGCGTTGACCGACCAGCAGCGGGCGGTGCTCAGGTGTCTGGCCAGGGGGTTGGCCGACCACGAGATCGCGCGCGTGCTGGCGGTGACGCCACGCCAGGTGGGCGTCGTCGTCGGTGAGATCCTGCGTGCGCTGAACCTGCGCGACCGCATGGCCGCGGTGGTCTACGCGCACGAAGTGGGGATGATCCGGCTACCGGTTCCTTACGGGGTCTGA
- a CDS encoding MFS transporter, producing the protein MTTAGTTAAKHHLGIRKLLAVADFRRLLASRLAAQWGDGLFQAGLAGAVLFNPERHADPLAVAAGFAVLLLPYSVVGPFAGALLDRWDRRRVLVVANLTRGAFILLTAAAVGLGLDGVPLYASALFVTGVSRFVGSGLSAALPHVVDDDHLVEANAFVTTLGALTAVLGAGCAVGLRQFLGSGDGGSAWTTAFAVVGSLTAAFLASRFARGVLGPDEVDEPSRTVTAVALGLVDGGRAAWHAPSVSAALLALLAHRAAFGMSLLITLLLMRNSFTDFGPFRAGLAGLGEVAVFGGAGILVAGLVTDRIVDVLGRRGTICGALGLAAVTQVGLGLPMLLPTTLAASFLLTFAGQVVKLCVDAAVQHDIGDEVRGRVFALYDTLFNVTQVAAVAVAAAVVPLDGRSPGLVAAATVAYLLGVGGYLALNRRHQTP; encoded by the coding sequence GTGACCACTGCCGGGACGACCGCGGCGAAGCACCACCTCGGCATCCGGAAGCTCCTCGCCGTCGCGGACTTCCGCAGGTTGCTGGCGTCCCGGCTGGCGGCCCAGTGGGGTGACGGGCTGTTCCAGGCCGGTCTCGCGGGGGCGGTGCTGTTCAACCCCGAGCGGCACGCCGACCCGCTCGCCGTCGCCGCCGGGTTCGCCGTGCTGCTGCTCCCGTACTCCGTGGTCGGGCCGTTCGCGGGCGCCCTGCTGGACCGGTGGGACCGCCGCCGCGTCCTGGTCGTGGCCAACCTCACCCGGGGCGCGTTCATCCTGCTCACGGCCGCGGCCGTGGGGCTGGGCCTGGACGGTGTCCCGCTCTACGCGTCCGCCCTGTTCGTCACCGGGGTGAGCCGGTTCGTCGGGTCCGGTCTGTCCGCGGCCCTGCCGCACGTCGTGGACGACGACCACCTGGTCGAGGCCAACGCCTTCGTCACCACGCTGGGCGCGCTGACCGCCGTGCTGGGCGCGGGCTGCGCGGTCGGCCTGCGCCAGTTCCTCGGATCGGGTGACGGCGGGTCGGCCTGGACCACGGCCTTCGCCGTCGTCGGCTCGCTGACCGCCGCGTTCCTGGCCTCCCGGTTCGCGCGGGGCGTCCTGGGCCCGGACGAGGTCGACGAGCCGTCCCGCACGGTCACCGCCGTCGCGCTGGGCCTGGTGGACGGCGGACGGGCCGCGTGGCACGCGCCGAGCGTGTCGGCCGCCCTGCTCGCGCTGCTCGCCCACCGGGCCGCGTTCGGCATGTCGCTGCTGATCACGCTGCTGCTCATGCGCAACTCGTTCACCGACTTCGGCCCGTTCCGCGCCGGTCTGGCGGGCTTGGGCGAGGTCGCGGTCTTCGGCGGCGCGGGCATCCTGGTCGCGGGCCTGGTCACCGACCGGATCGTGGACGTGCTCGGCCGGCGCGGCACGATCTGCGGCGCGCTGGGCCTGGCCGCCGTGACCCAGGTCGGGCTCGGCCTGCCCATGCTGCTGCCCACCACGCTGGCCGCGTCGTTCCTGCTCACGTTCGCGGGCCAGGTGGTGAAGCTGTGCGTGGACGCGGCCGTGCAGCACGACATCGGCGACGAGGTGCGCGGCCGGGTGTTCGCGCTGTACGACACGCTGTTCAACGTCACGCAGGTGGCGGCGGTGGCGGTCGCCGCGGCGGTCGTCCCCCTGGACGGCCGATCGCCCGGCCTGGTCGCCGCGGCGACCGTCGCCTACCTGCTCGGCGTCGGTGGTTACCTAGCGCTCAACCGGCGCCATCAGACCCCGTAA
- a CDS encoding YqgE/AlgH family protein → MRPDAEVEPGSLLVAAPSLTDSNFRRTVVYVIDHRGEGTLGVVLNRPSEVAVHDVLPAWGPHVSRPQAVYIGGPVEQKTALCLAALRAGEDHSALEGVVGVHGPVALVDLDSDPDALVPKVRGLRVFAGYAGWGEDQLAGEIDRGDWIVVPGLPDDVLTPPNTDLWGRVLRRQGMPTALLATFPMDVRRN, encoded by the coding sequence GTGCGACCTGATGCCGAAGTCGAACCGGGTTCCCTGCTGGTCGCGGCACCGAGCCTGACCGACTCGAACTTCCGCCGCACGGTGGTCTACGTCATCGACCACCGCGGCGAGGGCACGCTGGGGGTGGTGCTGAACCGGCCCAGCGAGGTCGCGGTGCACGACGTCCTGCCCGCGTGGGGCCCGCACGTGTCCCGGCCGCAGGCGGTGTACATCGGTGGGCCGGTGGAGCAGAAGACGGCGTTGTGCCTGGCCGCGCTGCGGGCGGGCGAGGACCACAGCGCCTTGGAGGGCGTGGTCGGCGTGCACGGCCCGGTCGCCCTGGTGGACCTCGACTCGGACCCGGACGCCCTGGTCCCGAAGGTGCGCGGCCTGCGGGTGTTCGCGGGCTACGCGGGCTGGGGCGAGGACCAGCTGGCTGGCGAGATCGACCGCGGCGACTGGATCGTCGTCCCGGGCCTGCCCGACGACGTGCTCACCCCGCCGAACACGGACCTGTGGGGCCGGGTCCTGCGCCGCCAGGGCATGCCGACCGCCCTGCTGGCCACGTTCCCGATGGACGTCCGCCGCAACTGA
- a CDS encoding SdpI family protein, producing MNIVLLVVLGLVGVAFGTTGVLGLRGLLRRNRFFGVRTAATLRDDETFAVANRVAAVPTTVAGAIALLTAAAVLLNPGTALVVGVLGLVGSLVIAAAGGVLAHRTAEAMPAPEPAGCGGCACAGACGVLQRA from the coding sequence GTGAACATCGTGCTGCTCGTGGTGCTGGGCTTGGTCGGCGTGGCGTTCGGGACGACCGGCGTGCTGGGCCTGCGCGGCCTGCTGCGCCGCAACCGCTTCTTCGGGGTCCGCACCGCGGCCACCCTCCGCGACGACGAGACCTTCGCGGTGGCCAACCGCGTGGCCGCCGTGCCGACCACCGTGGCCGGCGCGATCGCCCTGCTCACCGCCGCGGCGGTGCTCCTCAACCCGGGTACCGCGCTCGTCGTGGGCGTGCTGGGCCTGGTCGGCTCCCTGGTGATCGCCGCCGCCGGCGGCGTCCTGGCCCACCGCACCGCCGAGGCCATGCCCGCCCCGGAACCGGCCGGGTGCGGCGGCTGCGCGTGCGCCGGCGCGTGCGGCGTGCTCCAGCGCGCCTGA